The Toxorhynchites rutilus septentrionalis strain SRP chromosome 3, ASM2978413v1, whole genome shotgun sequence genome includes a region encoding these proteins:
- the LOC129773123 gene encoding uncharacterized protein LOC129773123 — MRLLILIILIKTISTTNYKEITNSNGLVAFKIKTARIRIGYDRMLHRINLNTLNDNIENIEKIMKSFETIEHLEQTLLEKTKLAKDKLRSLLPHRIKRGLMNALGTAIKLITGNPDNDDLIVMHQSLGILKTQGDKLVNNQMKQIQINELFQNKLNNITDSISKIESKITKEYNTVQGIKTDLEFVNLIWNMDKIISILEDIEEQVEFSRVGLINKNILSLVEKQLILDRLKTQTIKLNYLDEIFQYTSASVGISNNQAVILIKTPILDKKTYDLLEIHTLRVNNSRIDTNINLVTKYGNTVYYQPTECDICDGNNLIEDDCIYKILTHQTPKCSFVKSKQTTQIKEVKQGIILIDTTEIVEVKDSCGDSRMVSDATIIETENCTVKIRNFTFFGQPDVTYQQEYLIPIYSKPLQNGNFTDLDDENVMLRIQNLEELNEVQLYLNTTQHRVTIGGTTLLIITFICFFSVYFYKKGNKRNEVTKNPPEPLVATQVDETENNGSIPLSLLPGKKAEQKCIPKPWIELPKLQSRTLET; from the exons ATGAGGTTACTGATACT AATAATACTCATCAAAACAATAAGCACCACCAACTATAAAGAAATAACGAACAGCAATGGATTGGTTGCGTTCAAGATCAAAACAGCAAGGATTAGAATCGGATATGACAGAATGTTGCATAGAATCAACCTAAATACATTAAATGACAATatagaaaacatagaaaaaatcatgaaatcgtTTGAAACTATAGAACACCTAGAGCAAACACTACTAGAAAAAACCAAACTAGCAAAAGATAAACTCAGGAGCCTCCTACCACATAGAATAAAAAGGGGACTTATGAACGCATTAGGAACAGCCATTAAACTCATCACGGGAAACCCTGATAACGATGACCTAATAGTCATGCATCAAAGTTTGGGAATATTAAAAACACAAGGAGACAAATTAGTGAACAATCAGATGAAACAAATCCAGATCaatgaactttttcaaaataaattgaataatattACAGACTCTATTAGTaaaattgaatcaaaaattactaAGGAATACAACACAGTACAGGGAATAAAAACAGATTTAGAATTCGTCAACCTTATCTGGAATATGGACAAAATTATCAGCATATTAGAGGACATCGAGGAGCAAGTAGAATTTTCTAGAGTAGGCTTGATAAACAAAAACATACTCTCATTGGTGGAAAAACAGTTAATTTTAGACAGGCTTAAGACACAAACAATAAAGCTAAATTACTTAGACGAAATTTTCCAATATACCTCAGCGAGTGTCGGTATCAGCAACAATCAAGCAGTCATATTAATAAAGACCCCCATTTTGGATAAAAAGACGTACGATTTGTTAGAAATCCATACTTTGAGAGTTAACAATTCACGGATCGATACGAACATCAACCTGGTAACGAAATATGGCAACACAGTTTATTACCAACCAACAGAATGCGATATTTGCGATGGAAATAACCTAATTGAGGACGATTGCATCTATAAAATATTAACTCACCAAACACCCAAATGCTCGTttgtaaaatcaaaacaaacaacacaaaTCAAAGAAGTCAAGCAAGGAATCATCCTGATCGACACAACAGAAATCGTAGAAGTAAAAGACTCTTGCGGAGATTCAAGGATGGTTAGCGATGCCACAATAATCGAAACCGAAAACTGTACCGTCAAAATACGAAATTTcacattttttggacaacctgACGTAACCTACCAGCAAGAATACCTGATCCCAATATACAGCAAGCCCCTCCAAAATGGAAATTTTACGGATCTTGACGATGAAAACGTCATGCTACGAATACAGAACTTGGAAGAACTCAATGAAGTTCAACTTTACTTGAACACCACACAACACCGGGTAACAATTGGAGGTACAACCCTCCTCATAATAACATTTATCTGTTTCTTTTCTGTATATTTCTACAAAAAAGGTAATAAAAGAAATGAAGTAACCAAAAATCCGCCAGAACCTCTCGTGGCTACTCAGGTGGACGAAACTGAAAACAACGGAAGTATTCCATTATCCCTACTTCCGGGGAAGAAGGCAGAGCAAAAATGCATCCCGAAACCATGGATCGAGCTGCCGAAACTTCAATCGAGGACGCTTGAAACTTAG